In Bradysia coprophila strain Holo2 unplaced genomic scaffold, BU_Bcop_v1 contig_350, whole genome shotgun sequence, a genomic segment contains:
- the LOC119080379 gene encoding histone H2A-IV-like, translating to MAPKEPAKKIVKKKIAGKPRVSKTKKANLKFPVGRIQRHLRQGNYANRISTSAAVFTAGVLEYLTAEICDVAGDIANENKKVRIVPRHIMKAIKDDAEFSELLKNVNIPYAGVLPYIHPVLLPKASKENKRTTNKIKSTGQGASNNDSELNEGDSDGEDEANSSIESAEEAETAEEAESAEEAESVEEAESAEEDNSVEFEF from the exons ATGGCACCTAAAGAGCCGGCAAAGAAAATCGTAAAGAAGAAAATCGCAGGAAAACCTCGAG tATCTAAAACCAAGAAAGCAAATCTCAAATTTCCCGTAGGCCGAATTCAACGTCACTTGCGTCAAGGAAATTATGCGAATCGAATTAGCACGTCCGCAGCAGTTTTTACAGCTGGTGTGCTAGAATATCTCACCGCTGAGATCTGCGACGTAGCCGGTGATATAGCAAATGAAAACAAGAAAGTGAGAATCGTGCCACGTCACATAATGAAAGCCATCAAGGATGATGCCGAGTTTTCCGAGTTGCTGAAGAATGTGAATATCCCGTACGCTGGAGTGCTTCCATATATTCATCCAGTTCTGTTGCCGAAAGCGTCCAAAGAAAATAAGCGGACAACAAATAAGATCAAATCAACCGGGCAAGGTGCATCGAACAATGATAGTGAATTGAATGAAGGCGACTCGGATGGTGAAGACGAAGCCAACAGTTCAATTGAGTCAGCCGAAGAAGCGGAGACAGCCGAAGAAGCGGAGTCAGCCGAAGAAGCGGAGTCAGTCGAAGAAGCGGAGTCAGCCGAAGAAGATAATTCCGttgaattcgaattttaa
- the LOC119080381 gene encoding dynein light chain 4, axonemal: MADESSAKENEGDKKIVHTYPLVKHSDMIEEMKTDCIELSITACEKFAANYEMAAKTIKDAMDKKFGTFWHVIVGEGFGFEVSYETKNLLYLFFGGNLAVVIWKCS; encoded by the exons atGGCTGATGAGAGTTCAGCGAAGGAAAATGAAGGCGATAAGAAAATTGTACATACGTACCCTTTGGTGAAG CACTCAGACATGATCGAAGAAATGAAGACTGACTGCATTGAGCTGAGTATAACGGCATGCGAAAAATTTGCAGCCAACTATGAA ATGGCTGCAAAAACGATTAAAGATGCAATGGACAAAAAATTCGGAACATTTTGGCATGTCATAGTTGGTGAAGGATTCGGATTCGAAGTGTCTTATGAGACGAAAAACCTTCTGTATTTGTTTTTTGGTGGCAATTTGGCCGTTGTAATATGGAAATGTTCTTAA
- the LOC119080378 gene encoding ARF GTPase-activating protein GIT2 isoform X1 — protein MCFATNKERLFSRMSRIKSRTQIEICGDCGGDPSWASINRGILLCSECCSVHRSLGRHISQVKSLRQGSWPPSVFTFVNALNSHGANSVWEHCLMDSVAPKGLKRKPTPKDPLHPTKADFIRAKHVNLSFVLKPNSLQLEDGGGGNLENELSKQLRASVRSANLEMSLRFLVQGADPNYYHEETGSTPLHVAAKSGQASQIELLIVYGADVAAKDSQGNTAIEIARNNKNFAIADRLTEALYEVTDRLTMFLGGKKPDHASGQHFTFPEQTNIEISEQLKIARGKLQLVPNRMFEELVMDLYDEVDRREMEAIWATSALNPDIGAVPFLPTNPHLSATRNQGRQKLARFSPSEFAGLVTDVLVDARRRQNMAALRPIDSPLIPNIALLRQQTNRQSNLSDDEPLYDAVASDDDYAALVPAPQQTFVHKGPINTISNTEVENLRRKLLESFSEIDELKSMVEKLSFENDQLKSRIDPNDTTADFDVPLRIDIQTNGADETETENEPVSDGRSSKRPVSMFEPREGPYTKAQQITESRTTNSMYQMAVQKRVDPTLPLSEEVKHRTDLVTRRIQELWSAMQDVTLKDAFVPCSERIRVAVAELAAIFPTAIVDETIKTALKQLNQNTGHIQTSCTRLQRALLNDDITTSDLFMQEVRNYAYNLAMATKMLVTQFP, from the exons ATGTGTTTCGCAACAAATAAAGAACGTTTGTTTAGTAGAATGTCGCGAATTAAATCGCGTACACAAATCGAAATTTGTGGCGACTGTGGTGGAG ACCCATCATGGGCTTCAATCAATCGAGGCATATTGCTATGTTCCGAATGCTGTTCGGTACATCGATCATTAGGACGTCATATATCCCAAGTTAAATCACTTCGTCAGGGCAGTTGGCCGCCATCAGTTTTCACATTTGTCAATGCATTAAATTCACATGGAGCCAACAGCGTCTGGGAACATTGTTTAATGGACTCGGTGGCGCCAAAAGGACTGAAAAGAAAGCCAACACCCAAAGATCCACTGCATCCGACGAAGGCTGATTTCATACGTGCCAAACATGTTAATCTCTCATTTGTGCTGAAACCGAATTCGCTGCAATTGGAAGATGGCGGAGGTGGCAATTTGGAAAACGAACTCAGTAAACAATTACGAGCTAGCGTACGATCAGCCAATTTAGAAATGTCGTTAAGGTTTTTAGTGCAAGGAGCCGATCCCAATTACTATCATGAG GAAACTGGTTCCACGCCACTTCATGTCGCAGCCAAATCGGGACAAGCCTCGCAAATCGAATTATTAATTGTTTACGGAGCTGATGTAGCTGCAAAGGATTCACAAGGCAATACAGCCATCGAAATAgcaagaaataataaaaatttcgctATCGCTGATCGCTTAACCGAAGCACTATATGAGGTGACGGATCGACTGACAATGTTTTTGGGTGGTAAGAAACCGGATCACGCAAGCGGCCAACATTTTACGTTTCCGGAACAGACAAATATCGAGATTAGTGAGCAATTAAAAATTGCTCGAGGTAAATTACAGTTAGTACCAAATAGAATGTTTGAGGAGCTGGTAATGGATCTGTACGATGAGGTGGATCGAAGAGAAATGGAAGCAATATGGGCCACCAGTGCACTGAATCCGGACATTGGCGCCGTACCATTTTTACCGACAAATCCACATTTGAGTGCGACACGAAATCAAGGGCGCCAGAAACTAGCTAGATTCAGTCCCAGTGAATTTGCTGGTCTAGTCACTGATGTCTTGGTCGATGCTCGTAGACGGCAAAATATGGCAGCTCTACGACCAATAG ACTCACCCTTGATTCCAAATATTGCTTTGCTGAGACAACAAACTAATCGCCAATCGAATCTATCAGACGACGAACCTCTATATGATGCGGTTGCATCTGATGATGACTATGCGGCCTTAGTACCAGCTCCGCAACAG ACATTTGTGCACAAGGGACCGATAAATACAATATCCAATACGGAAGTGGAGAATTTACGGCGAAAGTTGTTGGAATCATTTTCCGAGATCGATGAACTCAAATCAATGGTCGAAAAATTATCGTTCGAGAATGATCAACTGAAGTCGCGCATAGATCCTAATGACACAACCGCTGACTTCGATGTACCATT gAGAATCGACATTCAAACAAATGGTGCCGATGAGActgaaacagaaaatgaacCCGTTTCTGATGGAAGATCCAGCAAACGACCGGTCAGTATGTTTGAGCCACGTGAAGGCCCCTACACGAAGGCTCAACAGATAACCGAGAGTCGAACGACCAATAGTATGTACCAAATGGCCGTTCAAAAGCGCGTCGATCCAACACTTCCGCTGAGCGAAGAAGTGAAACACAGGACTGATTTAGTGACCAGACGCATACAGGAACTGTGGTCGGCCATGCAAGATGTAACTTTGAAAGATGCCTTTGTACCTTGCTCGGAACGGATACGCGTTGCTGTAGCTGAACTAGCGGCAATTTTCCCAACA GCTATCGTTGACGAAACTATTAAGACGGCTctaaaacaattgaatcaaAATACCGGTCACATACAGACATCGTGCACGCGACTGCAACGAGCTTTATTAAACGATGACATCACAACGTCGGATTTATTTATGCAGGAGGTGCGTAATTACGCATACAATTTGGCAATGGCAACCAAAATGTTAGTTACGCAGTTTCCGTAA
- the LOC119080378 gene encoding ARF GTPase-activating protein GIT2 isoform X2: MCFATNKERLFSRMSRIKSRTQIEICGDCGGDPSWASINRGILLCSECCSVHRSLGRHISQVKSLRQGSWPPSVFTFVNALNSHGANSVWEHCLMDSVAPKGLKRKPTPKDPLHPTKADFIRAKHVNLSFVLKPNSLQLEDGGGGNLENELSKQLRASVRSANLEMSLRFLVQGADPNYYHEETGSTPLHVAAKSGQASQIELLIVYGADVAAKDSQGNTAIEIARNNKNFAIADRLTEALYEVTDRLTMFLGGKKPDHASGQHFTFPEQTNIEISEQLKIARGKLQLVPNRMFEELVMDLYDEVDRREMEAIWATSALNPDIGAVPFLPTNPHLSATRNQGRQKLARFSPSEFAGLVTDVLVDARRRQNMAALRPIDSPLIPNIALLRQQTNRQSNLSDDEPLYDAVASDDDYAALVPAPQQTFVHKGPINTISNTEVENLRRKLLESFSEIDELKSMVEKLSFENDQLKSRIDPNDTTADFDVPLIDIQTNGADETETENEPVSDGRSSKRPVSMFEPREGPYTKAQQITESRTTNSMYQMAVQKRVDPTLPLSEEVKHRTDLVTRRIQELWSAMQDVTLKDAFVPCSERIRVAVAELAAIFPTAIVDETIKTALKQLNQNTGHIQTSCTRLQRALLNDDITTSDLFMQEVRNYAYNLAMATKMLVTQFP, encoded by the exons ATGTGTTTCGCAACAAATAAAGAACGTTTGTTTAGTAGAATGTCGCGAATTAAATCGCGTACACAAATCGAAATTTGTGGCGACTGTGGTGGAG ACCCATCATGGGCTTCAATCAATCGAGGCATATTGCTATGTTCCGAATGCTGTTCGGTACATCGATCATTAGGACGTCATATATCCCAAGTTAAATCACTTCGTCAGGGCAGTTGGCCGCCATCAGTTTTCACATTTGTCAATGCATTAAATTCACATGGAGCCAACAGCGTCTGGGAACATTGTTTAATGGACTCGGTGGCGCCAAAAGGACTGAAAAGAAAGCCAACACCCAAAGATCCACTGCATCCGACGAAGGCTGATTTCATACGTGCCAAACATGTTAATCTCTCATTTGTGCTGAAACCGAATTCGCTGCAATTGGAAGATGGCGGAGGTGGCAATTTGGAAAACGAACTCAGTAAACAATTACGAGCTAGCGTACGATCAGCCAATTTAGAAATGTCGTTAAGGTTTTTAGTGCAAGGAGCCGATCCCAATTACTATCATGAG GAAACTGGTTCCACGCCACTTCATGTCGCAGCCAAATCGGGACAAGCCTCGCAAATCGAATTATTAATTGTTTACGGAGCTGATGTAGCTGCAAAGGATTCACAAGGCAATACAGCCATCGAAATAgcaagaaataataaaaatttcgctATCGCTGATCGCTTAACCGAAGCACTATATGAGGTGACGGATCGACTGACAATGTTTTTGGGTGGTAAGAAACCGGATCACGCAAGCGGCCAACATTTTACGTTTCCGGAACAGACAAATATCGAGATTAGTGAGCAATTAAAAATTGCTCGAGGTAAATTACAGTTAGTACCAAATAGAATGTTTGAGGAGCTGGTAATGGATCTGTACGATGAGGTGGATCGAAGAGAAATGGAAGCAATATGGGCCACCAGTGCACTGAATCCGGACATTGGCGCCGTACCATTTTTACCGACAAATCCACATTTGAGTGCGACACGAAATCAAGGGCGCCAGAAACTAGCTAGATTCAGTCCCAGTGAATTTGCTGGTCTAGTCACTGATGTCTTGGTCGATGCTCGTAGACGGCAAAATATGGCAGCTCTACGACCAATAG ACTCACCCTTGATTCCAAATATTGCTTTGCTGAGACAACAAACTAATCGCCAATCGAATCTATCAGACGACGAACCTCTATATGATGCGGTTGCATCTGATGATGACTATGCGGCCTTAGTACCAGCTCCGCAACAG ACATTTGTGCACAAGGGACCGATAAATACAATATCCAATACGGAAGTGGAGAATTTACGGCGAAAGTTGTTGGAATCATTTTCCGAGATCGATGAACTCAAATCAATGGTCGAAAAATTATCGTTCGAGAATGATCAACTGAAGTCGCGCATAGATCCTAATGACACAACCGCTGACTTCGATGTACCATT AATCGACATTCAAACAAATGGTGCCGATGAGActgaaacagaaaatgaacCCGTTTCTGATGGAAGATCCAGCAAACGACCGGTCAGTATGTTTGAGCCACGTGAAGGCCCCTACACGAAGGCTCAACAGATAACCGAGAGTCGAACGACCAATAGTATGTACCAAATGGCCGTTCAAAAGCGCGTCGATCCAACACTTCCGCTGAGCGAAGAAGTGAAACACAGGACTGATTTAGTGACCAGACGCATACAGGAACTGTGGTCGGCCATGCAAGATGTAACTTTGAAAGATGCCTTTGTACCTTGCTCGGAACGGATACGCGTTGCTGTAGCTGAACTAGCGGCAATTTTCCCAACA GCTATCGTTGACGAAACTATTAAGACGGCTctaaaacaattgaatcaaAATACCGGTCACATACAGACATCGTGCACGCGACTGCAACGAGCTTTATTAAACGATGACATCACAACGTCGGATTTATTTATGCAGGAGGTGCGTAATTACGCATACAATTTGGCAATGGCAACCAAAATGTTAGTTACGCAGTTTCCGTAA